In one Magallana gigas chromosome 9, xbMagGiga1.1, whole genome shotgun sequence genomic region, the following are encoded:
- the LOC105341820 gene encoding uncharacterized protein isoform X1, which produces MSGKEVQKLEIYGLLNDVNFQRARFCAEDLTKKIPDVFKDAVIQGMLEFEWDLFIEAKRKELRGETWTFEEKAICFSNGQLIGGPDDFVIWAEDNFNFEEFRPLPLYETLREEAYISHLSSKNHDYVYLDVSIGGEAAGRLVIELFSDIVPRSCENFKALCTGEKGKSESDYTLHYLNTLFHRVVRNGWIQGGDIYHGRGNGGESIYGYVFEGKTRSLPVVCTPYIYGYVFEDENFAVPHLRRGMVGFANKGRHTNGSQFYITLQPTKWMDTKYVAFGQVIEGTQTLKKMEEQDTMNERPTKDIKITDCGVLQFQF; this is translated from the exons ATGTCGGGAAAAGAGGTGCAAAAGCTGGAGATTTATGGATTGCTAAATGATGTCAACTTCCAAAGAGCTAGGTTTTGTGCAGAG GATCTTACAAAAAAGATTCCAGACGTATTCAAAGATGCAGTTATACAGGGAATGTTAGAATTTGAATGGGATCTTTTTATTGAAGCCAAACGCAAA GAGTTGAGGGGAGAGACGTGGACCTTTGAGGAGAAGGCTATCTGCTTCAGTAATGGTCAGCTCATTGGGGGACCCGATGATTTCGTGATCTGGGCCGAGGACAACTTTAACTTTGAGGAGTTCCGTCCCCTACCTCTCTACGAGACGCTGAGGGAGGAAGCTTATATCTCACATCTCAGCTCCAAAAAC CATGATTATGTTTACCTAGATGTGTCTATAGGAGGGGAGGCGGCAGGGAGGCTTGTTATTGAG TTATTCTCTGACATCGTCCCACGGTCCTGTGAGAACTTCAAGGCCCTGTGTACCGGAGAGAAAGGAAAGTCGGAGTCGGACTACACACTACATTACCTAAACACACTGTTTCACAGGGTGGTCCGAAACGGGTGGATCCAAGGGGGTG ACATTTATCATGGAAGAGGAAATGGAGGGGAGTCTATTTATGGCTATGTGTTTGAAGGTAAGACTCGATCACTTCCTGTTGTATGTACCCCTTATATTTATGGCTATGTGTTTGAAG ATGAGAACTTTGCGGTGCCTCATTTGCGGCGGGGAATGGTGGGATTTGCTAACAAAGGACGCCACACGAACGGCTCCCAATTCTACATCACACTACAACCCACCAAGTGGATGGACACCAAATATGTGGCGTTCGG ACAAGTGATTGAGGGAACACAGACTCTGAAAAAGATGGAGGAACAGGACACGATGAACGAGCGGCCGACCAAGGACATCAAGATCACCGACTGTGGGGTGCTACAGTTCCAGTTCTGA
- the LOC105341786 gene encoding uncharacterized protein, with amino-acid sequence MPPVRLYDVNVGGQRLGGQESRAEYERTVEVTNAPDTFPCGHILCHKCIRSHVIPNRRSVWECPVCSKESDSVSLPEVTGGHAWEAEDETQHIKLMSNYDQMVQKLGSVDYSLRRLKDEKVEAKSVGLSYTTCPCSLCGENHGTLSVTQEYNQLRVQHLRPSYIDHFFYRLCTGRVVTSFYSVVSSACVCVPCTYREIHEHPHKFPAITNNNLKGSPENALAEVGKVVTSSNAPIEALQGKSVIEIDHNISIKERADMFTFNTTADMIKRLVRREEENLVRIAQKQARDTGRLYHIKESNSVEYNMGETVV; translated from the coding sequence ATGCCTCCTGTCAGACTCTATGACGTCAATGTCGGAGGGCAGCGGCTGGGGGGCCAGGAGTCGCGGGCGGAGTACGAGAGGACGGTGGAGGTCACCAATGCCCCCGATACCTTCCCTTGCGGACATATTCTCTGTCATAAGTGTATAAGGAGTCACGTGATTCCGAACCGTCGGTCCGTCTGGGAGTGTCCGGTGTGTTCCAAGGAGTCCGACTCCGTCAGTCTACCGGAAGTGACCGGCGGGCATGCATGGGAAGCGGAGGATGAGACTCAGCACATCAAACTGATGTCTAATTACGATCAGATGGTGCAGAAGCTGGGCAGTGTGGACTACTCCTTGAGGAGGCTAAAGGACGAAAAGGTAGAGGCCAAGTCTGTGGGCCTGTCCTATACAACATGTCCCTGCAGTCTGTGCGGGGAAAATCACGGAACGCTTTCTGTGACGCAGGAGTACAACCAGCTGCGCGTCCAACATTTGCGTCCCAGCTACATCGACCATTTCTTTTACCGACTGTGTACGGGACGCGTCGTGACGTCATTTTACAGCGTGGTGAGTTCTGCCTGCGTGTGTGTTCCCTGTACATACAGAGAAATCCATGAACACCCTCACAAATTCCCTGCCATAACCAACAACAATCTTAAGGGCTCTCCGGAAAACGCCTTGGCGGAAGTAGGAAAGGTGGTCACGAGTAGTAACGCCCCCATAGAAGCCCTGCAGGGCAAAAGTGTGATAGAAATTGACCACAACATTAGCATCAAAGAGCGCGCCGATATGTTTACGTTTAATACCACGGCGGACATGATTAAGAGACTGGTTCGGAGGGAGGAGGAGAATTTGGTGAGGATCGCCCAGAAACAGGCGAGGGACACGGGCCGACTGTACCACATCAAGGAGAGTAATAGCGTGGAGTACAATATGGGTGAGACGGTCGTGTGA
- the LOC105341820 gene encoding probable inactive peptidyl-prolyl cis-trans isomerase-like 6 isoform X2, producing the protein MSGKEVQKLEIYGLLNDVNFQRARFCAEDLTKKIPDVFKDAVIQGMLEFEWDLFIEAKRKELRGETWTFEEKAICFSNGQLIGGPDDFVIWAEDNFNFEEFRPLPLYETLREEAYISHLSSKNHDYVYLDVSIGGEAAGRLVIELFSDIVPRSCENFKALCTGEKGKSESDYTLHYLNTLFHRVVRNGWIQGGDIYHGRGNGGESIYGYVFEDENFAVPHLRRGMVGFANKGRHTNGSQFYITLQPTKWMDTKYVAFGQVIEGTQTLKKMEEQDTMNERPTKDIKITDCGVLQFQF; encoded by the exons ATGTCGGGAAAAGAGGTGCAAAAGCTGGAGATTTATGGATTGCTAAATGATGTCAACTTCCAAAGAGCTAGGTTTTGTGCAGAG GATCTTACAAAAAAGATTCCAGACGTATTCAAAGATGCAGTTATACAGGGAATGTTAGAATTTGAATGGGATCTTTTTATTGAAGCCAAACGCAAA GAGTTGAGGGGAGAGACGTGGACCTTTGAGGAGAAGGCTATCTGCTTCAGTAATGGTCAGCTCATTGGGGGACCCGATGATTTCGTGATCTGGGCCGAGGACAACTTTAACTTTGAGGAGTTCCGTCCCCTACCTCTCTACGAGACGCTGAGGGAGGAAGCTTATATCTCACATCTCAGCTCCAAAAAC CATGATTATGTTTACCTAGATGTGTCTATAGGAGGGGAGGCGGCAGGGAGGCTTGTTATTGAG TTATTCTCTGACATCGTCCCACGGTCCTGTGAGAACTTCAAGGCCCTGTGTACCGGAGAGAAAGGAAAGTCGGAGTCGGACTACACACTACATTACCTAAACACACTGTTTCACAGGGTGGTCCGAAACGGGTGGATCCAAGGGGGTG ACATTTATCATGGAAGAGGAAATGGAGGGGAGTCTATTTATGGCTATGTGTTTGAAG ATGAGAACTTTGCGGTGCCTCATTTGCGGCGGGGAATGGTGGGATTTGCTAACAAAGGACGCCACACGAACGGCTCCCAATTCTACATCACACTACAACCCACCAAGTGGATGGACACCAAATATGTGGCGTTCGG ACAAGTGATTGAGGGAACACAGACTCTGAAAAAGATGGAGGAACAGGACACGATGAACGAGCGGCCGACCAAGGACATCAAGATCACCGACTGTGGGGTGCTACAGTTCCAGTTCTGA